The [Eubacterium] siraeum genome contains a region encoding:
- a CDS encoding diaminopimelate decarboxylase, giving the protein MSKVPFTTKEKLEEIIKEIPTPFHIYDEKGIRETARKLYDAFSWNKGFREYFAVKATPNPYLMEILKEEGCGFDCSSYTELMLSDKVGAKQHDIMFSSNATPDEDFKLAYKLGAIINLDDFTHIDVLDKLTGIPETICCRYNPGGEFKTSEKGNVMDTPKDAKYGMTHEQIIEAYKILKEKGAKHFGMHAFLASNTLTNEYYPVLAGILFRTAVEIKEKTGVQLSFINLSGGVGVPYKPDQPANDIKVIGEGVRKAYEEILVPAGMGDVAIFTELGRYMLAPNGALVAKAIREKHIYKEYIGLDACAANLMRPAIYGAYHHITVMGKENQPCDHKYDITGGLCENCDKFAVDRMLPKIDIGDIIYIHDTGAHGFSMGYNYNGKLRSAEVLLKEDGSFKLIRRAETPKDYFATFDFSDKYSFSK; this is encoded by the coding sequence ATGAGCAAAGTACCTTTCACCACTAAGGAAAAGCTGGAGGAGATAATCAAAGAAATCCCCACACCTTTCCACATTTACGATGAAAAAGGAATAAGAGAAACAGCAAGAAAGCTGTATGACGCATTCTCGTGGAACAAGGGTTTCAGAGAGTATTTTGCCGTTAAGGCAACACCTAACCCCTACCTTATGGAGATACTTAAGGAGGAGGGCTGCGGCTTTGACTGCTCAAGCTATACAGAGCTTATGCTGTCCGATAAGGTCGGTGCAAAACAGCACGACATTATGTTCAGCTCAAACGCTACTCCCGACGAGGATTTCAAGCTCGCTTACAAGCTCGGCGCTATAATTAACCTTGATGATTTCACTCATATAGATGTACTCGACAAGCTGACAGGTATCCCCGAAACCATCTGCTGTCGTTACAATCCCGGCGGTGAATTCAAGACAAGCGAAAAGGGCAACGTAATGGACACCCCCAAGGATGCAAAGTACGGTATGACCCACGAGCAGATAATCGAAGCATACAAGATACTTAAGGAAAAGGGCGCAAAGCATTTCGGTATGCACGCATTCCTTGCAAGCAACACGCTGACAAACGAGTATTACCCCGTACTCGCAGGTATTCTGTTCAGAACGGCTGTTGAGATAAAGGAAAAGACAGGCGTACAGTTAAGCTTCATCAACCTTTCCGGCGGTGTAGGCGTTCCTTATAAGCCTGACCAGCCCGCAAACGATATAAAGGTTATCGGCGAGGGCGTCCGCAAAGCTTATGAAGAGATACTCGTTCCGGCAGGTATGGGCGATGTAGCTATCTTCACAGAGCTTGGCAGATATATGCTTGCACCCAACGGCGCACTTGTTGCAAAGGCTATCCGTGAAAAGCACATCTACAAGGAATATATCGGTCTTGACGCTTGTGCCGCTAACCTTATGCGTCCTGCCATCTACGGCGCATATCATCATATTACGGTTATGGGCAAAGAAAATCAGCCCTGCGACCACAAGTACGATATAACAGGCGGTCTTTGCGAGAACTGCGACAAGTTCGCAGTTGACCGTATGCTTCCTAAGATTGATATTGGCGATATAATCTATATCCACGATACAGGCGCACACGGTTTCTCGATGGGCTACAATTACAACGGCAAGCTCCGCAGTGCAGAGGTTCTTCTGAAAGAGGACGGCTCGTTCAAGCTCATCCGCCGAGCAGAAACTCCGAAGGATTATTTCGCTACTTTCGATTTTTCGGATAAGTACAGCTTCTCCAAGTAA
- a CDS encoding alpha/beta hydrolase, whose protein sequence is MTIKTYFLSEDKTVYLKAYMLDNVDGLPFCEKRPGILILPGGGYEFCSAREGEPVAMHYLAEGYNAFVLIYSCNTRHPAPLLNASYAILKLRQRCEEFGIDPNKLAVWGASAGGHLAACTATMWQDPSIYKALGCKPEDIRPDAAILSYPVISGTTNPHKGSFDVLLGKDATRDELSKLSIENRVTPKTPPIFLWCTANDDCVPAQNSLVMAKACVSNKVPVELHMFDCGPHGLSTCDKVTGWDEAFYLDNCKQWIKMSVDFLAKYLGV, encoded by the coding sequence ATGACTATAAAGACATACTTTCTCAGCGAAGATAAAACGGTCTATTTAAAGGCATATATGCTTGATAACGTAGATGGACTTCCCTTCTGCGAAAAACGTCCGGGTATACTTATTCTTCCCGGCGGAGGATATGAATTCTGCTCTGCAAGAGAGGGAGAGCCTGTTGCAATGCACTATCTTGCCGAGGGCTATAACGCTTTCGTGCTTATATACAGCTGTAACACAAGACACCCTGCCCCGCTTCTCAATGCGTCCTACGCTATTCTGAAGCTCCGTCAGAGATGTGAGGAGTTCGGCATAGACCCGAACAAGCTCGCAGTATGGGGAGCAAGCGCAGGCGGTCACCTTGCCGCTTGTACAGCTACAATGTGGCAGGATCCGTCGATATACAAGGCGCTCGGTTGTAAGCCGGAGGACATCCGTCCCGATGCGGCGATACTCAGCTACCCTGTTATCAGCGGAACGACAAATCCCCACAAGGGCTCGTTTGACGTACTGCTCGGCAAGGACGCAACGAGGGATGAACTTTCAAAGCTGTCTATCGAAAACCGTGTAACACCCAAGACACCGCCCATATTCTTATGGTGCACCGCAAACGATGACTGCGTTCCTGCACAGAACAGTCTTGTTATGGCTAAAGCGTGTGTATCTAATAAAGTACCCGTTGAACTGCATATGTTCGACTGCGGACCTCACGGACTTTCGACCTGCGATAAGGTAACAGGCTGGGACGAGGCATTCTATCTTGATAACTGCAAGCAGTGGATAAAGATGTCCGTTGACTTCCTTGCGAAGTATCTCGGAGTCTGA
- a CDS encoding ABC transporter ATP-binding protein/permease has protein sequence MFQFKWMLGKMKGYRAVYAVALCLSVVIQSFFLTGPMIVEQIISIFISSPDALKNIENQRDLLILLCVAMILFVFVRTCLQFLAKTLYEIVSQGVLQKVRNELFERIQNQDMHFFDTHTKGDLVTRLTGDLDMIRHSIAWIIMMVVESSALFLFTVIYFFTLDWLMTLFILALTPILFIVTRMFSKRVGPKYVVLREKLSRLNTKAQENIAANRVVKAFAREEYEKEDFDKYNRDYCEHNQQAAMVWLTFQPYIETLAQALWAVQMLVGGIFVINGRITIAQYTVFSGLLWTIANAMRNIGMLINDLQRFFASISKIIDIYYARPHIENNHNSKERPRLNGDIEFRNVTAKFGDVTVLHDINLHIRHGETVVIMGSTGSGKTTLMNLIARFYDASEGGVYVDGKNVKDYEPDVLRANIGMTTQEVLLFSDTVDGNIAYGKSDLPFEDVKNFAHLASAYFIEKMPEQYDTIIGERGVGLSGGQKQRIALARAMAIRPPILILDDTTSALDMETEAEIQENLNNLDFECTKLIIAQRTSSARYADRIVILEDGRIKECGTHDELMRQRGYYYEIYTLQNGNEEEAV, from the coding sequence ATGTTCCAGTTCAAATGGATGCTCGGAAAGATGAAGGGCTACCGTGCAGTGTATGCCGTTGCGCTGTGTCTGTCTGTAGTGATACAGTCATTCTTCCTTACAGGACCGATGATCGTAGAACAGATAATCAGTATATTTATATCCTCGCCCGACGCTTTAAAGAACATTGAAAATCAGCGTGATTTGCTGATATTGCTTTGCGTTGCGATGATTTTATTCGTATTCGTGCGTACCTGCCTTCAGTTCCTTGCAAAAACTCTGTATGAGATAGTATCGCAGGGAGTGCTGCAGAAGGTGCGAAACGAGCTTTTTGAGCGTATTCAGAATCAGGATATGCACTTCTTTGACACTCATACAAAGGGCGACCTTGTAACAAGGCTTACGGGCGACCTTGATATGATACGTCATTCTATTGCGTGGATTATTATGATGGTGGTTGAAAGCAGTGCATTGTTCCTCTTTACAGTTATATATTTCTTTACGCTTGACTGGCTGATGACGCTTTTTATACTTGCGCTTACCCCGATACTGTTTATTGTGACCCGTATGTTCTCGAAAAGAGTAGGTCCTAAGTATGTGGTATTGCGTGAAAAGCTGTCAAGGCTTAACACAAAGGCGCAGGAGAATATTGCCGCAAACCGTGTCGTAAAGGCTTTTGCCCGTGAGGAATACGAAAAGGAAGATTTCGATAAGTACAACAGGGATTACTGCGAGCATAATCAGCAGGCGGCTATGGTATGGCTCACATTCCAGCCATACATAGAAACGCTTGCACAGGCACTCTGGGCTGTACAGATGCTTGTCGGCGGTATCTTCGTCATAAACGGCAGGATAACCATAGCTCAGTACACCGTATTCTCAGGGCTGTTATGGACAATAGCAAACGCTATGAGAAATATCGGTATGCTGATAAACGATTTACAGCGTTTCTTTGCAAGTATATCAAAGATAATAGATATATACTATGCACGTCCGCATATAGAGAATAATCATAACAGCAAGGAACGTCCCCGTCTTAACGGCGATATAGAGTTCAGGAACGTAACTGCAAAATTCGGAGATGTTACCGTGCTTCATGATATAAATCTTCATATCAGACACGGAGAAACCGTTGTAATAATGGGTTCTACCGGTTCGGGAAAAACAACGCTGATGAACCTTATAGCGAGATTTTACGATGCGTCGGAGGGCGGAGTATATGTTGACGGAAAGAACGTCAAGGATTATGAGCCTGATGTACTTCGTGCGAATATCGGTATGACTACTCAGGAGGTATTGCTGTTCTCGGATACGGTTGACGGCAATATAGCCTACGGCAAATCCGACCTGCCTTTTGAAGATGTAAAGAACTTTGCTCATCTTGCTTCGGCATATTTTATCGAGAAGATGCCCGAACAGTATGATACCATAATAGGCGAGAGAGGCGTCGGTCTGTCCGGCGGTCAGAAGCAGAGAATAGCCCTTGCAAGAGCCATGGCTATCCGTCCGCCGATACTGATACTTGACGATACCACCTCTGCGCTTGATATGGAAACAGAGGCGGAGATACAGGAAAACCTCAATAATCTTGACTTTGAGTGTACAAAGCTGATTATAGCTCAGCGTACATCCTCCGCAAGATATGCGGACAGGATCGTTATCCTTGAGGACGGTCGCATAAAGGAATGCGGTACGCACGATGAGCTGATGCGGCAGCGTGGATATTACTATGAAATATATACCCTCCAGAACGGTAATGAAGAGGAGGCGGTTTAA
- a CDS encoding ABC transporter ATP-binding protein/permease: protein MARNKFDVDERLETPFDFKHFKRAMVYVKRYKWKMILALSLSAISAIVALIGPLLTKEAVDVAIPDGNIPYIVFLSIGFLLSIIISVVLGNIRQRIMTKAGQLMIYDIRKDLFAHLQELPFQYYDDRPQGKILVRVVNYVNNVSDMLTNGIINFILEIFNLIFITIFMFSVDARLALVIFAGVPVFIVVMIILKNKQRRAWQGVSNKNSNQTAYLAESINCMRVTQSFARENENLGIFRRLSTAYRKAWMKAVTVNNFVSFSVDNIRAVVDSALYFVGLLVIGYPAVSLGSILAMSNYSSRFWQPIINIASLYNNFVNAVAYLERIFETMDEPVDVKDAEDAYEMPDIKGEVEYRDVTFAYEEGKNILENVSFTVKPGESIALVGPTGAGKTTIVNLLSRFYDLTGGAVYIDGNDISKVTLHSLREKMGIMMQDSFIFSGTIEDNIRYGKLDATEEEIRAAAKTVCADEFIMGLENGYKTEMYEGGSQLSGGQRQLVSFARTLISDPKILILDEATSSIDAKTEKELQKGLQELLKGRTSFIIAHRLSTIKNCDKIMFISNKGITEAGTHDELMAKKGDYYKLCMAQK from the coding sequence ATGGCAAGAAACAAATTCGACGTTGATGAAAGACTTGAGACACCATTTGATTTCAAGCATTTCAAACGTGCAATGGTTTATGTAAAGCGTTATAAGTGGAAGATGATACTGGCACTTTCGCTGTCTGCAATATCGGCAATAGTTGCGCTTATCGGCCCTTTGCTTACAAAAGAGGCGGTCGATGTGGCGATACCAGACGGAAATATCCCTTATATAGTATTTTTGTCGATAGGCTTTTTACTGTCTATAATTATCAGCGTTGTACTCGGAAATATCCGTCAGCGTATTATGACAAAAGCCGGTCAGCTTATGATATACGATATAAGAAAAGACCTGTTTGCACATTTGCAGGAGCTTCCGTTCCAGTATTATGACGACAGACCGCAGGGTAAGATACTTGTTCGTGTCGTAAACTATGTAAATAATGTATCGGATATGCTGACAAACGGCATAATCAACTTCATTCTTGAAATATTCAACCTTATATTCATAACGATATTCATGTTCTCGGTTGACGCAAGGCTGGCGCTTGTTATATTTGCGGGCGTTCCCGTGTTCATCGTTGTGATGATAATACTGAAAAACAAGCAGAGAAGGGCGTGGCAGGGAGTTTCAAACAAGAACTCCAACCAGACGGCATATCTTGCGGAGAGCATTAACTGTATGCGTGTAACGCAGAGCTTTGCGAGGGAGAATGAAAACCTCGGCATATTCCGCAGACTGTCAACAGCCTACAGAAAAGCGTGGATGAAGGCGGTCACGGTAAACAACTTTGTCAGCTTCTCGGTCGACAATATAAGAGCGGTGGTCGATTCGGCACTGTACTTTGTCGGACTGCTCGTTATAGGCTATCCGGCGGTATCGCTCGGCTCGATACTTGCGATGAGCAACTATTCCTCACGCTTCTGGCAGCCGATAATCAATATCGCAAGCCTTTACAACAACTTTGTAAATGCGGTGGCTTATCTTGAGCGTATATTCGAAACAATGGACGAGCCTGTAGATGTAAAGGACGCTGAGGACGCTTATGAAATGCCTGATATTAAGGGCGAGGTGGAATACCGTGATGTTACGTTTGCGTATGAAGAAGGAAAGAACATTCTTGAAAATGTCAGCTTTACGGTAAAGCCCGGAGAGAGCATTGCGCTTGTAGGTCCTACGGGTGCAGGCAAGACTACTATTGTAAATCTGCTGTCACGTTTCTACGACCTTACGGGCGGTGCGGTGTATATAGACGGAAACGATATAAGCAAGGTCACGCTTCACTCACTGCGTGAAAAGATGGGTATTATGATGCAGGACAGCTTCATATTCTCAGGCACTATAGAGGATAATATCCGGTACGGCAAGCTGGACGCTACCGAGGAAGAAATAAGGGCGGCGGCAAAGACGGTATGTGCAGATGAATTTATCATGGGGCTTGAAAACGGATATAAGACCGAGATGTACGAGGGAGGCTCGCAGCTTTCGGGCGGTCAGCGTCAGCTTGTATCCTTTGCAAGAACGCTTATATCCGATCCGAAGATACTGATTCTTGACGAGGCGACCTCATCTATTGACGCAAAAACCGAAAAGGAATTGCAGAAGGGACTTCAGGAGCTGCTGAAAGGCAGAACGAGCTTTATTATTGCTCACAGACTTTCAACAATCAAAAACTGCGACAAGATAATGTTCATCAGCAATAAGGGTATTACCGAAGCCGGCACGCACGATGAACTTATGGCGAAGAAGGGCGACTATTACAAGCTGTGTATGGCGCAGAAATAA
- a CDS encoding glycoside hydrolase family 3 protein, producing MEKFTKKVASILMSLSIILTSSCAQRVTVVDENASTEKFIFNDDETVVRTTKDVLGKMSLREKVGQLFIVRPEALAENSNAETAPATDRVDDAVISRIEEYPVGGIALFSRNITSAEQLPMFISDLQSSSKYPLFIAVDEEGGRVARIANSDFFNVASYKSMEDIGKSGDASKAEEVGRQIGSYLKELGFNLDFAPVADTNTNPQNIVIGDRSYGSDPALVARMVSAQLDGMHDSGIMGTLKHFPGHGDTKDDTHSGYVSIEKTWDELKECELVPFITALPKADMVMVSHITAVNVTSDKLPTSMSETMITGKLRNELGYDGVIITDAMAMGAVADNYTSAEAAVTAVKAGVDIVLMPQNLDEAFNGVMNAVTDGEISMERLDESVLRILKMKAKYKLI from the coding sequence ATGGAAAAATTTACGAAAAAAGTAGCTTCAATACTTATGTCGCTTTCCATAATTCTTACATCATCGTGTGCACAGAGAGTGACAGTAGTTGATGAAAATGCAAGTACCGAAAAATTTATTTTCAACGATGATGAAACCGTGGTACGTACCACAAAAGACGTACTCGGCAAAATGTCGCTGAGGGAAAAGGTAGGACAGCTGTTTATTGTACGTCCGGAAGCTCTTGCCGAAAACAGCAATGCCGAAACAGCGCCGGCTACAGACCGTGTTGACGATGCCGTTATCAGCCGTATTGAAGAATACCCTGTCGGCGGTATAGCGCTTTTCAGCAGGAATATTACAAGCGCCGAGCAATTACCGATGTTCATCTCCGACCTGCAAAGCAGCAGTAAATATCCGCTTTTTATCGCCGTTGACGAAGAGGGCGGAAGAGTTGCCCGCATTGCAAATTCTGATTTTTTCAATGTAGCAAGTTATAAGAGTATGGAAGATATAGGCAAGTCAGGCGATGCGTCAAAGGCGGAGGAGGTCGGCAGGCAGATTGGCTCGTACCTAAAAGAACTCGGCTTCAACCTTGATTTCGCGCCTGTCGCCGATACAAATACAAATCCGCAGAATATAGTGATAGGCGATCGTTCCTATGGCAGTGATCCGGCCTTAGTCGCCCGTATGGTTTCGGCACAGCTTGACGGAATGCACGACAGCGGCATTATGGGAACGCTCAAGCATTTCCCCGGACACGGCGACACGAAGGATGACACTCATTCGGGATATGTGAGCATAGAAAAAACGTGGGACGAGCTGAAAGAGTGTGAGCTTGTTCCGTTTATAACAGCGCTTCCGAAAGCCGATATGGTGATGGTATCTCACATAACCGCCGTAAATGTAACAAGCGACAAGCTACCGACCTCAATGTCGGAAACGATGATAACCGGAAAGCTCCGCAATGAGCTCGGATATGACGGAGTGATAATCACGGACGCTATGGCTATGGGTGCTGTTGCCGATAACTACACATCTGCCGAGGCGGCAGTAACCGCAGTAAAAGCGGGGGTTGATATCGTTCTTATGCCGCAAAATCTCGATGAAGCGTTCAACGGCGTAATGAATGCGGTAACAGACGGCGAAATAAGTATGGAACGTCTGGATGAAAGCGTCCTGCGTATACTGAAAATGAAAGCAAAATATAAGCTGATTTAA
- a CDS encoding PadR family transcriptional regulator — MMGIKENFKRGTLEMLILHLLKGEEMYGYQLTQEIGKRSNGTFRITEGSMYPTLYRLLDKELIADRLELVGRRRTRVYYHIEPKGLEYLDKLEKEYELTSAGIDAIMSYVPEDEE; from the coding sequence ATGATGGGAATTAAGGAAAACTTTAAAAGAGGCACACTCGAGATGCTTATTCTTCATCTCTTAAAGGGTGAGGAAATGTACGGCTATCAGCTGACTCAGGAAATCGGCAAGAGAAGCAACGGTACATTCAGAATCACTGAAGGTTCTATGTATCCTACGCTTTACAGACTTCTGGACAAGGAGCTTATTGCTGATCGTCTTGAACTTGTAGGCAGAAGACGTACTCGTGTTTATTATCACATTGAGCCTAAGGGTCTTGAGTATCTGGACAAGCTGGAGAAGGAATATGAGCTTACCAGCGCAGGTATTGATGCCATTATGAGTTATGTTCCTGAAGACGAAGAATAA
- a CDS encoding amidohydrolase family protein, with translation MLSYSKYIIDAHAHIFPEKIAQKATDNIGSFYDLYMNFDGTADMLIKQGDECGVSKYVVQSVATVPHQVKRINDFIVKSVEKYPDKLIGFGSLHPDMKGMEEEIDRLISLGLHGIKLHPDFQKFAINDEKACRLYDAVGDKLPFLIHTGDKRYNYSNPSLMAEIARKYPHTRFIAAHFGGWSEWEKAERELVGLDNIWVDTSSSFYSMTPEKAAELIRKFGCDRVFFGTDYPMWRADNDLEFLDRIPLGEDVKEKVLWKNINDFLGLGLC, from the coding sequence ATGTTAAGTTACAGTAAATATATAATAGACGCACACGCTCATATTTTTCCCGAAAAGATCGCACAGAAAGCGACAGACAATATCGGCAGTTTCTACGATCTGTATATGAACTTTGACGGTACGGCGGATATGCTTATAAAGCAGGGCGATGAGTGCGGCGTTTCGAAGTATGTCGTACAGTCAGTTGCCACAGTGCCGCACCAGGTAAAGAGAATCAATGATTTTATCGTGAAGTCGGTAGAAAAGTATCCGGATAAGCTGATAGGATTCGGTTCACTACATCCGGATATGAAAGGCATGGAAGAAGAAATCGACAGGCTTATTTCTCTCGGTCTTCACGGGATAAAGCTGCACCCGGACTTTCAAAAATTCGCTATAAACGATGAAAAGGCTTGCAGGCTGTATGATGCGGTAGGCGATAAGCTGCCGTTTCTTATTCATACAGGCGATAAGCGTTATAATTATTCGAACCCGTCACTTATGGCGGAAATAGCGAGAAAATATCCGCATACCCGCTTTATTGCCGCTCATTTCGGCGGATGGTCGGAGTGGGAAAAGGCGGAACGTGAGCTTGTGGGACTTGATAATATATGGGTAGATACCAGCAGCTCTTTCTATTCTATGACGCCCGAAAAAGCCGCAGAGCTTATTAGGAAGTTCGGTTGCGACAGGGTATTCTTCGGTACCGATTATCCTATGTGGAGAGCGGACAATGACCTTGAGTTTCTCGATAGGATACCGCTCGGTGAGGATGTCAAGGAAAAGGTGCTGTGGAAGAATATAAATGATTTTCTGGGATTGGGGCTTTGTTGA
- a CDS encoding 4'-phosphopantetheinyl transferase superfamily protein codes for MNVEKPLIFVSPIKKKSVIKSGYHGYSHKCGILLLEKAFSHIGLDFSQNDIVKAENGKPYIKGNPVYFSISHCDGLAVTVLSKAPVGVDCESVRRTSGAVMKRCYGDSEANHILTSADSDKAFSRLWTLKESYAKMTGEGVGSDLKMKCFDEENGRTLFESGAVFYHYGTRFNNEDYFISVCVKTDDKKSVDIIKKADFDIDNEHILLYNVSYN; via the coding sequence ATGAACGTTGAAAAACCTCTTATATTCGTATCTCCGATAAAGAAAAAATCCGTAATCAAATCCGGCTATCACGGGTATTCTCATAAATGCGGAATATTACTGCTTGAAAAAGCGTTTTCTCATATCGGACTTGATTTTTCACAAAACGATATAGTAAAAGCTGAAAACGGAAAGCCGTATATCAAGGGCAATCCTGTTTATTTCAGCATTTCTCACTGTGACGGACTTGCTGTGACTGTTTTATCAAAGGCTCCTGTAGGGGTTGACTGCGAGAGCGTGCGCCGTACAAGCGGTGCTGTTATGAAAAGGTGCTACGGCGACAGTGAAGCAAATCATATTCTGACTTCGGCGGACAGTGACAAGGCATTTTCACGGCTGTGGACGCTCAAAGAGAGCTATGCCAAAATGACAGGTGAAGGAGTAGGCTCTGATCTGAAGATGAAGTGCTTTGATGAGGAGAACGGCAGGACGCTTTTTGAAAGCGGTGCGGTTTTTTATCATTACGGCACACGTTTTAATAATGAAGATTACTTTATAAGCGTCTGCGTCAAGACAGACGATAAAAAGTCGGTTGATATTATTAAAAAGGCAGATTTTGACATTGACAACGAACATATTTTGTTGTACAATGTATCATATAACTGA